A genomic window from Scomber scombrus chromosome 18, fScoSco1.1, whole genome shotgun sequence includes:
- the wipi1 gene encoding WD repeat domain phosphoinositide-interacting protein 1 isoform X1 yields METGEGAGGPGGPDGQGIRFGCASFNQDSTSLALGTKNGYKLFSLTMVDKLDCIHESAETPDVYIVERLFSSSLVVVVSTATPQRMNIYHFKKGTEICNYSYPSNILSVKLNRQRLVVCLEESIYIHNIKDMKLLKTLLNTPSNPSGLCALSINHSNSYLTYPGSATIGEIIVYDANNLSTVTMIPAHDSPLAALTFNASATKLASASERGTVIRVFSIPEGQRLFEFRRGMKRYVSISSLSFSPDGQFLCASSNTETVHIFKLEQMGPSGEDDAATWSAYMGKMFSAASSYLPAQVSGMMSQDRAFATVHLLSSGQRNVCTLAMIQKLPRLLVATDDGQLFIYNVDPQDGGECMLAHKHRLFGVDDDQVEGTESEGSEVTRPAQAYPSYAATAALPASGPVTATLTGYCEDGGAVKGEVIPEHEFAAGPVCLDDENEFPPINWCRDGTGGGRGRRS; encoded by the exons ATGGAGACCGGAGAGGGTGCTGGCGGGCCTGGTGGACCGGACGGACAGGGGATCCGGTTTGGCTGCGCCTCTTTCAACCAAGACTCCAC gtcaCTGGCTTTGGGTACAAAAAACGGCTACAAGCTGTTCTCTCTGACCATGGTGGATAAACTGGACTGCATCCATGAGAGCG CAGAGACTCCAGATGTCTACATCGTGGAGCGTCTGTTCTCCAGCAgtctggtggtggtggtgagcaCCGCCACGCCGCAGCGCATGAATATCTACCACTTTAAGAAGGGGACCGAGATCTGCAACTACAGCTACCCCAGCAACATCCTGTCTGTCAAGCTCAACAGACAG AGGCTCGTGGTGTGCCTTGAAGAGTCCATTTACATCCACAACATCAAAGACATGAAGTTACTCAAGACTCTGCTCAACACTCCGTCCAACCCCTCAG GTCTCTGTGCTCTTTCTATCAATCATTCCAACTCTTACCTGACGTACCCCGGCAGCGCCACCATCGGGGAGATCATAGTATATGATGCCAACAATCTG AGCACAGTGACGATGATCCCGGCTCATGACAGTCCTCTGGCAGCTCTCACGTTCAACGCCTCAGCCACCAAACTTGCCAGTGCCTCAGAGCGG GGCACCGTCATCCGAGTGTTTTCCATTCCCGAGGGCCAGCGTCTGTTTGAGTTCCGCCGGGGCAtgaagag GTATGTCAGTATAAGTTCTTTGTCCTTCAGCCCTGATGGTCAGTTCCTCTGTGCTTCCAGCAACACAGAGACAGTGCATATCTTCAAACTGGAGCAAATGGGaccaag TGGAGAAGACGATGCTGCCACCTGGTCAGCCTACATGGGGAAGATGTTCTCAGCAGCCAGCAGCTACCTCCCTGCTCAGGTCTCTGGCATGATGAGCCAGGACCGGGCCTTCGCCACCGTTCACCTCCTTTCATCCGGCCAAAGAAACGTCTGCACCCTGGCTAT GATCCAGAAGCTTCCGCGGCTGCTGGTGGCCACGGATGACGGCCAGCTGTTTATCTACAACGTGGATCCACAGGATGGAGGAGAGTGCATgttggcacacaaacacag ACTCTTTGGTGTTGATGATGACCAGGTTGAAGGTACGGAATCAgaagggtcagaggtcacacgGCCAGCACAGGCATATCCATCTTATGCTGCAACCGCTGCCTTACCAGCCTCTGGTCCCGTCACTGCAACGCTTACTG GTTATTGTGAAGATGGTGGAGCAGTGAAAGGCGAAGTCATCCCTGAACACGAGTTTGCTGCTGGACCTGTGTGTCTGGACGACGAGAATGAGTTTCCTCCT ATTAACTGGTGCCGCGACGGGACTGGAGGCGGCCGGGGGAGGCGCTCGTGA
- the wipi1 gene encoding WD repeat domain phosphoinositide-interacting protein 1 isoform X2 — translation METGEGAGGPGGPDGQGIRFGCASFNQDSTSLALGTKNGYKLFSLTMVDKLDCIHESETPDVYIVERLFSSSLVVVVSTATPQRMNIYHFKKGTEICNYSYPSNILSVKLNRQRLVVCLEESIYIHNIKDMKLLKTLLNTPSNPSGLCALSINHSNSYLTYPGSATIGEIIVYDANNLSTVTMIPAHDSPLAALTFNASATKLASASERGTVIRVFSIPEGQRLFEFRRGMKRYVSISSLSFSPDGQFLCASSNTETVHIFKLEQMGPSGEDDAATWSAYMGKMFSAASSYLPAQVSGMMSQDRAFATVHLLSSGQRNVCTLAMIQKLPRLLVATDDGQLFIYNVDPQDGGECMLAHKHRLFGVDDDQVEGTESEGSEVTRPAQAYPSYAATAALPASGPVTATLTGYCEDGGAVKGEVIPEHEFAAGPVCLDDENEFPPINWCRDGTGGGRGRRS, via the exons ATGGAGACCGGAGAGGGTGCTGGCGGGCCTGGTGGACCGGACGGACAGGGGATCCGGTTTGGCTGCGCCTCTTTCAACCAAGACTCCAC gtcaCTGGCTTTGGGTACAAAAAACGGCTACAAGCTGTTCTCTCTGACCATGGTGGATAAACTGGACTGCATCCATGAGAGCG AGACTCCAGATGTCTACATCGTGGAGCGTCTGTTCTCCAGCAgtctggtggtggtggtgagcaCCGCCACGCCGCAGCGCATGAATATCTACCACTTTAAGAAGGGGACCGAGATCTGCAACTACAGCTACCCCAGCAACATCCTGTCTGTCAAGCTCAACAGACAG AGGCTCGTGGTGTGCCTTGAAGAGTCCATTTACATCCACAACATCAAAGACATGAAGTTACTCAAGACTCTGCTCAACACTCCGTCCAACCCCTCAG GTCTCTGTGCTCTTTCTATCAATCATTCCAACTCTTACCTGACGTACCCCGGCAGCGCCACCATCGGGGAGATCATAGTATATGATGCCAACAATCTG AGCACAGTGACGATGATCCCGGCTCATGACAGTCCTCTGGCAGCTCTCACGTTCAACGCCTCAGCCACCAAACTTGCCAGTGCCTCAGAGCGG GGCACCGTCATCCGAGTGTTTTCCATTCCCGAGGGCCAGCGTCTGTTTGAGTTCCGCCGGGGCAtgaagag GTATGTCAGTATAAGTTCTTTGTCCTTCAGCCCTGATGGTCAGTTCCTCTGTGCTTCCAGCAACACAGAGACAGTGCATATCTTCAAACTGGAGCAAATGGGaccaag TGGAGAAGACGATGCTGCCACCTGGTCAGCCTACATGGGGAAGATGTTCTCAGCAGCCAGCAGCTACCTCCCTGCTCAGGTCTCTGGCATGATGAGCCAGGACCGGGCCTTCGCCACCGTTCACCTCCTTTCATCCGGCCAAAGAAACGTCTGCACCCTGGCTAT GATCCAGAAGCTTCCGCGGCTGCTGGTGGCCACGGATGACGGCCAGCTGTTTATCTACAACGTGGATCCACAGGATGGAGGAGAGTGCATgttggcacacaaacacag ACTCTTTGGTGTTGATGATGACCAGGTTGAAGGTACGGAATCAgaagggtcagaggtcacacgGCCAGCACAGGCATATCCATCTTATGCTGCAACCGCTGCCTTACCAGCCTCTGGTCCCGTCACTGCAACGCTTACTG GTTATTGTGAAGATGGTGGAGCAGTGAAAGGCGAAGTCATCCCTGAACACGAGTTTGCTGCTGGACCTGTGTGTCTGGACGACGAGAATGAGTTTCCTCCT ATTAACTGGTGCCGCGACGGGACTGGAGGCGGCCGGGGGAGGCGCTCGTGA
- the wipi1 gene encoding WD repeat domain phosphoinositide-interacting protein 1 isoform X3, which translates to METGEGAGGPGGPDGQGIRFGCASFNQDSTSLALGTKNGYKLFSLTMVDKLDCIHESAETPDVYIVERLFSSSLVVVVSTATPQRMNIYHFKKGTEICNYSYPSNILSVKLNRQRLVVCLEESIYIHNIKDMKLLKTLLNTPSNPSGLCALSINHSNSYLTYPGSATIGEIIVYDANNLSTVTMIPAHDSPLAALTFNASATKLASASERGTVIRVFSIPEGQRLFEFRRGMKRYVSISSLSFSPDGQFLCASSNTETVHIFKLEQMGPSGEDDAATWSAYMGKMFSAASSYLPAQVSGMMSQDRAFATVHLLSSGQRNVCTLAMIQKLPRLLVATDDGQLFIYNVDPQDGGECMLAHKHRLFGVDDDQVEGTESEGSEVTRPAQAYPSYAATAALPASGPVTATLTGYCEDGGAVKGEVIPEHEFAAGPVCLDDENEFPPVSMQKC; encoded by the exons ATGGAGACCGGAGAGGGTGCTGGCGGGCCTGGTGGACCGGACGGACAGGGGATCCGGTTTGGCTGCGCCTCTTTCAACCAAGACTCCAC gtcaCTGGCTTTGGGTACAAAAAACGGCTACAAGCTGTTCTCTCTGACCATGGTGGATAAACTGGACTGCATCCATGAGAGCG CAGAGACTCCAGATGTCTACATCGTGGAGCGTCTGTTCTCCAGCAgtctggtggtggtggtgagcaCCGCCACGCCGCAGCGCATGAATATCTACCACTTTAAGAAGGGGACCGAGATCTGCAACTACAGCTACCCCAGCAACATCCTGTCTGTCAAGCTCAACAGACAG AGGCTCGTGGTGTGCCTTGAAGAGTCCATTTACATCCACAACATCAAAGACATGAAGTTACTCAAGACTCTGCTCAACACTCCGTCCAACCCCTCAG GTCTCTGTGCTCTTTCTATCAATCATTCCAACTCTTACCTGACGTACCCCGGCAGCGCCACCATCGGGGAGATCATAGTATATGATGCCAACAATCTG AGCACAGTGACGATGATCCCGGCTCATGACAGTCCTCTGGCAGCTCTCACGTTCAACGCCTCAGCCACCAAACTTGCCAGTGCCTCAGAGCGG GGCACCGTCATCCGAGTGTTTTCCATTCCCGAGGGCCAGCGTCTGTTTGAGTTCCGCCGGGGCAtgaagag GTATGTCAGTATAAGTTCTTTGTCCTTCAGCCCTGATGGTCAGTTCCTCTGTGCTTCCAGCAACACAGAGACAGTGCATATCTTCAAACTGGAGCAAATGGGaccaag TGGAGAAGACGATGCTGCCACCTGGTCAGCCTACATGGGGAAGATGTTCTCAGCAGCCAGCAGCTACCTCCCTGCTCAGGTCTCTGGCATGATGAGCCAGGACCGGGCCTTCGCCACCGTTCACCTCCTTTCATCCGGCCAAAGAAACGTCTGCACCCTGGCTAT GATCCAGAAGCTTCCGCGGCTGCTGGTGGCCACGGATGACGGCCAGCTGTTTATCTACAACGTGGATCCACAGGATGGAGGAGAGTGCATgttggcacacaaacacag ACTCTTTGGTGTTGATGATGACCAGGTTGAAGGTACGGAATCAgaagggtcagaggtcacacgGCCAGCACAGGCATATCCATCTTATGCTGCAACCGCTGCCTTACCAGCCTCTGGTCCCGTCACTGCAACGCTTACTG GTTATTGTGAAGATGGTGGAGCAGTGAAAGGCGAAGTCATCCCTGAACACGAGTTTGCTGCTGGACCTGTGTGTCTGGACGACGAGAATGAGTTTCCTCCTGTGAGCATGCAGAAGTGTTAA